One window of the Diachasmimorpha longicaudata isolate KC_UGA_2023 chromosome 9, iyDiaLong2, whole genome shotgun sequence genome contains the following:
- the LOC135165738 gene encoding lebercilin isoform X2 translates to MQTEVPVLPIVDSNGHKRCTRKTNGEGSLSIERAPYKTSMRLHCVSEPTRRPLKNPVGQRIISAKTLRVKELQNQLTDAHYHLNELANENRLLKALQKRQDSALKRYEGANAELPRIINSHHEELKVLQTKYKRLRSQHKQACDLMKEKDNEIHTLQTQNKHLLQLSKDRHLGEREKLQVQVSDLNHRIEQQQETIQNLNRKLSLESKSLKHQLHVEAAKHKETQKQLSEALDKLKNLEELLDNREKRLYHSGQLPAFNKRKALTSQSLTNLGLSHLIKSSSKSRHSQSDFKNKSLPKLPVNDSSDSKPSSSKTEVPDLPRTETMASLQQIRKFRLPKSSHESSRALTDRLPLEEDPENAKIPRNPTLTHSVPSDMHKLYDRLDSHDLPDDEIKHIMNLESKTTYQTSKDLLKEYGYSTDTDSENLEEEELQRVQLARASPTTKSRRLHSQLINGSMESQDHHLEDAPHGLKAHQLERKSYRRTRRVSERKNVETSSGSDSEPEKTEAPELSRVRKKEESIPPALDIENSQERLLSITKSWTDLQQRIKRGRESSEAQLNSLENSPETEDSSRGQEEKLLRYFERDEEVERDIYKSHDKSRRGTFGLERSHFSDNQLSMRNGYNESDSVTNGGSSTGETPEVGRRKSSDGVVEADISSFRGRDPGKSIPVGKIEGDSGGERGNDKVGFNKEKLLAAMKAIDDNENIEFLTNQKTSQKGSSSVRSQVTENLYRGLPTHARKRDDIIKDIFSDAKVDNKLRSGCTMSPRLTAD, encoded by the exons ATGCAAACTGAAGTGCCTGTACTGCCAATTGTGGATTCAAATGGGCACAAACGCTGTACTAG AAAAACTAATGGAGAGGGCAGTTTGTCGATAGAAA GAGCGCCCTACAAGACTAGCATGAGGCTTCACTGCGTCTCGGAGCCGACGAGACGACCGCTGAAGAACCCAGTGGGCCAGAGGATCATCTCAGCGAAGACTCTGAGGGTCAAGGAGCTGCAGAACCAATTGACCGATGCACATTATCATTTGAAT GAACTGGCTAATGAGAATAGACTGCTAAAAGCCCTCCAGAAGAGACAGGACTCGGCGCTGAAGAGATACGAAGGGGCTAACGCTGAATTACCGAGGATTATCAACTCACATCATGAGGAATTGAAGGTTCTGCAGACGAAGTACAAGAGGCTGAGGTCCCAGCACAAACAGGCGTGTGATTTAATGAAGGAGAAGGACAATGAGATCCACACTTTACAG AcacaaaataaacatttactGCAGTTGAGTAAAGACAGACACTTGGGGGAACGGGAGAAGCTGCAGGTGCAAGTGTCTGACTTAAATCACAGGATAGAACAGCAGCAGGAAACTATTCag AATCTAAACAGGAAATTATCATTAGAGAGTAAAAGCCTGAAGCATCAGTTACACGTTGAGGCAGCGAAGCATAAAGAGACCCAGAAGCAGTTGAGCGAGGCCCTGGATAAATTAAAGAATCTGGAGGAGCTGTTGGACAATAGAGAAAAGAGATTATATCACAGTGGACAATTACCAGCGTTCAATAAGCGGAAAGCTTTGACGAGTCAATCTCTAACGAATTTGGGCCTCTCCCATCTGATAAAATCTTCCAGTAAAAGTAGACACTCGCAGAGTGATTTCAAAAACAAAAGTTTG CCAAAGCTCCCAGTGAACGACTCGAGCGACTCGAAGCCCTCGTCCTCGAAAACAGAAGTCCCAGATCTCCCCAGGACAGAGACAATGGCGAGTCTGCAGCAGATCCGCAAATTCCGTCTCCCAAAATCCTCACACGAATCATCGCGAGCGTTAACCGATCGTCTCCCCCTAGAAGAAGACCCCGAGAATGCAAAAATCCCGCGTAATCCCACCCTGACACACTCAGTCCCCAGTGACATGCACAAGTTGTACGACCGTCTGGACTCCCACGATCTCCCCGACGACGAGATCAAGCACATAATGAACTTGGAGTCCAAGACAACGTATCAGACATCCAAGGACCTCCTCAAGGAGTACGGCTACTCCACAGACACTGACAGCGAGAACCTCGAGGAGGAGGAACTCCAGCGGGTCCAGCTGGCGAGGGCCTCCCCCACGACCAAATCCCGGCGGTTGCACTCACAATTGATCAACGGATCGATGGAGAGTCAAGATCACCACCTGGAGGACGCCCCCCACGGCCTGAAAGCCCACCAGCTCGAGAGGAAGTCCTACAGAAGAACTCGACGAGTCTCTGAACGGAAAAACGTGGAGACGAGTTCCGGAAGTGACTCTGAGCCCGAAAAAACCGAAGCACCGGAGTTGTCGAGGGTCAGAAAAAAAGAGGAGTCGATTCCACCTGCACTAGACATTGAAAACAGTCAGGAACGACTGCTGAGTATCACCAAATCCTGGACAGATCTTCAGCAGAGGATAAAACGAGGTCGAGAGTCCTCTGAGGCTCAACTGAACTCCCTGGAGAACTCCCCCGAGACGGAGGACAGCTCCAGGGGGCAAGAGGAGAAGCTGTTGAGGTACTTCGAGAGGGATGAGGAAGTGGAGCGTGACATCTACAAATCTCACGACAAATCACGTCGTGGAACGTTCGGCCTTGAGCGTTCCCACTTCTCGGACAATCAATTATCCATGAGGAACGGCTACAACGAGAGTGATTCCGTGACGAATGGCGGAAGCTCAACCGGAGAAACACCGGAAGTGGGCAGGAGAAAAAGTAGTGACGGCGTTGTTGAGGCAGACATCAGTAGTTTCAGGGGGAGAGACCCAGGAAAATCAATTCCTGTTGGGAAAATCGAGGGAGATTCAGGGGGCGAGAGGGGAAACGATAAAGTTGGGTTTAATAAGGAGAAACTGTTGGCTGCCATGAAGGCCATCGATGATAATGAGAACATCGAGTTCCTGACGAATCAGAAGACCAGTCAGAAGGGTAGCTCGAGTGTCAGGTCTCAGGTGACGGAGAATTTATACCGGGGATTGCCCACACACGCCAGGAAACGGGATGATATTATTAAAGATATTTTTAGTGATGCTAAGGTGGATAATAAACTGCGGAGTGGATGTA CTATGTCTCCAAGGTTGACAGCTGATTAA
- the LOC135165738 gene encoding lebercilin isoform X1 has product MQTEVPVLPIVDSNGHKRCTRKTNGEGSLSIESKNHTQCKSAQFLISNRKHLNPILGAPYKTSMRLHCVSEPTRRPLKNPVGQRIISAKTLRVKELQNQLTDAHYHLNELANENRLLKALQKRQDSALKRYEGANAELPRIINSHHEELKVLQTKYKRLRSQHKQACDLMKEKDNEIHTLQTQNKHLLQLSKDRHLGEREKLQVQVSDLNHRIEQQQETIQNLNRKLSLESKSLKHQLHVEAAKHKETQKQLSEALDKLKNLEELLDNREKRLYHSGQLPAFNKRKALTSQSLTNLGLSHLIKSSSKSRHSQSDFKNKSLPKLPVNDSSDSKPSSSKTEVPDLPRTETMASLQQIRKFRLPKSSHESSRALTDRLPLEEDPENAKIPRNPTLTHSVPSDMHKLYDRLDSHDLPDDEIKHIMNLESKTTYQTSKDLLKEYGYSTDTDSENLEEEELQRVQLARASPTTKSRRLHSQLINGSMESQDHHLEDAPHGLKAHQLERKSYRRTRRVSERKNVETSSGSDSEPEKTEAPELSRVRKKEESIPPALDIENSQERLLSITKSWTDLQQRIKRGRESSEAQLNSLENSPETEDSSRGQEEKLLRYFERDEEVERDIYKSHDKSRRGTFGLERSHFSDNQLSMRNGYNESDSVTNGGSSTGETPEVGRRKSSDGVVEADISSFRGRDPGKSIPVGKIEGDSGGERGNDKVGFNKEKLLAAMKAIDDNENIEFLTNQKTSQKGSSSVRSQVTENLYRGLPTHARKRDDIIKDIFSDAKVDNKLRSGCTMSPRLTAD; this is encoded by the exons ATGCAAACTGAAGTGCCTGTACTGCCAATTGTGGATTCAAATGGGCACAAACGCTGTACTAG AAAAACTAATGGAGAGGGCAGTTTGTCGATAGAAAGTAAGAATCATACGCAATGCAAGAGTGCTCAGTTTCTCATATCGAATCGCAAGCATTTGAATCCCATACTTG GAGCGCCCTACAAGACTAGCATGAGGCTTCACTGCGTCTCGGAGCCGACGAGACGACCGCTGAAGAACCCAGTGGGCCAGAGGATCATCTCAGCGAAGACTCTGAGGGTCAAGGAGCTGCAGAACCAATTGACCGATGCACATTATCATTTGAAT GAACTGGCTAATGAGAATAGACTGCTAAAAGCCCTCCAGAAGAGACAGGACTCGGCGCTGAAGAGATACGAAGGGGCTAACGCTGAATTACCGAGGATTATCAACTCACATCATGAGGAATTGAAGGTTCTGCAGACGAAGTACAAGAGGCTGAGGTCCCAGCACAAACAGGCGTGTGATTTAATGAAGGAGAAGGACAATGAGATCCACACTTTACAG AcacaaaataaacatttactGCAGTTGAGTAAAGACAGACACTTGGGGGAACGGGAGAAGCTGCAGGTGCAAGTGTCTGACTTAAATCACAGGATAGAACAGCAGCAGGAAACTATTCag AATCTAAACAGGAAATTATCATTAGAGAGTAAAAGCCTGAAGCATCAGTTACACGTTGAGGCAGCGAAGCATAAAGAGACCCAGAAGCAGTTGAGCGAGGCCCTGGATAAATTAAAGAATCTGGAGGAGCTGTTGGACAATAGAGAAAAGAGATTATATCACAGTGGACAATTACCAGCGTTCAATAAGCGGAAAGCTTTGACGAGTCAATCTCTAACGAATTTGGGCCTCTCCCATCTGATAAAATCTTCCAGTAAAAGTAGACACTCGCAGAGTGATTTCAAAAACAAAAGTTTG CCAAAGCTCCCAGTGAACGACTCGAGCGACTCGAAGCCCTCGTCCTCGAAAACAGAAGTCCCAGATCTCCCCAGGACAGAGACAATGGCGAGTCTGCAGCAGATCCGCAAATTCCGTCTCCCAAAATCCTCACACGAATCATCGCGAGCGTTAACCGATCGTCTCCCCCTAGAAGAAGACCCCGAGAATGCAAAAATCCCGCGTAATCCCACCCTGACACACTCAGTCCCCAGTGACATGCACAAGTTGTACGACCGTCTGGACTCCCACGATCTCCCCGACGACGAGATCAAGCACATAATGAACTTGGAGTCCAAGACAACGTATCAGACATCCAAGGACCTCCTCAAGGAGTACGGCTACTCCACAGACACTGACAGCGAGAACCTCGAGGAGGAGGAACTCCAGCGGGTCCAGCTGGCGAGGGCCTCCCCCACGACCAAATCCCGGCGGTTGCACTCACAATTGATCAACGGATCGATGGAGAGTCAAGATCACCACCTGGAGGACGCCCCCCACGGCCTGAAAGCCCACCAGCTCGAGAGGAAGTCCTACAGAAGAACTCGACGAGTCTCTGAACGGAAAAACGTGGAGACGAGTTCCGGAAGTGACTCTGAGCCCGAAAAAACCGAAGCACCGGAGTTGTCGAGGGTCAGAAAAAAAGAGGAGTCGATTCCACCTGCACTAGACATTGAAAACAGTCAGGAACGACTGCTGAGTATCACCAAATCCTGGACAGATCTTCAGCAGAGGATAAAACGAGGTCGAGAGTCCTCTGAGGCTCAACTGAACTCCCTGGAGAACTCCCCCGAGACGGAGGACAGCTCCAGGGGGCAAGAGGAGAAGCTGTTGAGGTACTTCGAGAGGGATGAGGAAGTGGAGCGTGACATCTACAAATCTCACGACAAATCACGTCGTGGAACGTTCGGCCTTGAGCGTTCCCACTTCTCGGACAATCAATTATCCATGAGGAACGGCTACAACGAGAGTGATTCCGTGACGAATGGCGGAAGCTCAACCGGAGAAACACCGGAAGTGGGCAGGAGAAAAAGTAGTGACGGCGTTGTTGAGGCAGACATCAGTAGTTTCAGGGGGAGAGACCCAGGAAAATCAATTCCTGTTGGGAAAATCGAGGGAGATTCAGGGGGCGAGAGGGGAAACGATAAAGTTGGGTTTAATAAGGAGAAACTGTTGGCTGCCATGAAGGCCATCGATGATAATGAGAACATCGAGTTCCTGACGAATCAGAAGACCAGTCAGAAGGGTAGCTCGAGTGTCAGGTCTCAGGTGACGGAGAATTTATACCGGGGATTGCCCACACACGCCAGGAAACGGGATGATATTATTAAAGATATTTTTAGTGATGCTAAGGTGGATAATAAACTGCGGAGTGGATGTA CTATGTCTCCAAGGTTGACAGCTGATTAA
- the LOC135165740 gene encoding iron-sulfur clusters transporter ABCB7, mitochondrial-like, whose translation MLGLVFCGRFTRFVRNDRSTIGWSVRSCFTTGPVKFHKKLCLSKSRNVISAPGVRCCSGNVIDRAQTKKNVPQAKSVITPVKNPLIVDGVTGSKPGQQKRNCFHPGASTLSRDDLHLKDNPPVTSADMIKAMGSYIWPKEDPDVRNRVKVAVGLLVGAKLLNVAVPFLLKHAIDKLNDASIAAGGEAILGMGSAPETVTTVVTSLLIGYGIARLGAAGFNELRNAVFAKVAQGSIRKIAKNVFLHLHNLDLAFHLSRQTGALSKMIDRGSRGINFVLSAMVFNVVPTIFELALVSTILGINCGPEYAGVAFGCVGVYAAFTLAITQWRTKFRVYMNKAENEAGNKAVDSLINYETVKYFNNEMFEAQRYDESLKKYQDASLKTSTSLALLNFGQNAIFSAALSLIMVMAAKNIANGTMTVGDLVMVNGLLFQLSVPLGFLGSVYREVRQALIDMQTMFALLARDPTIKTKPNATRFYVTPTTSEIIFDRVNFQYVEGKTILSDMSLTIPSGKKVAIVGGSGSGKTTIVRLLYRFFEPQDGRITINGHNIADIDLDDLRRTIAIVPQDSVLFHESIFYNLHYGNLNRSKEDVYEAARMANLHESILKWPKGYDTPVGERGLKLSGGEKQRVAIARAILKNSPILIFDEATSSLDSITESHILEALRRATVGRTSIVIAHRLSTVMDADEILVLDNGKLVDRGTHQELIIRPQSIYNRLWDAQNAGVLKSQVQQEKLRQQGST comes from the exons TGTTGCAGTGGCAATGTGATTGACCGGGCCCAAACGAAAAAGAATGTTCCCCAGGCGAAGTCAGTTATCACCCCTGTTAAAAATCCCCTGATTGTGGATGGAGTCACTGGGAGTAAACCAGGACAGCAGAAGAGAAACTGCTTTCATCCTGGGGCTTCTACCCTCAGCAGGGATGACTTGCATTTGAAGGACAATCCTCCAGTCACTAGTGCTGATATGATCAAGGCCATGGGGAGTTACATCTGGCCAAAG GAAGATCCTGACGTAAGAAATCGAGTAAAAGTAGCTGTGGGATTGCTCGTTGGAGCTAAACTCCTCAACGTTGCAGTTCCATTTCTCCTCAAGCATGCAATTGATAAACTGAATGACGCATCAATAGCTGCTGGAGGTGAAGCTATCCTGGGAATGGGTTCAGCACCCGAGACAGTGACGACTGTGGTGACGTCCCTCCTCATCGGAT ATGGAATCGCTCGTTTGGGAGCAGCTGGGTTCAACGAGCTCAGGAATGCCGTCTTTGCCAAAGTAGCTCAAGGGTCTATTCGTAAAATAGCAAAAAATGTGTTCTTGCATCTGCACAATCTAGACTTGGCGTTCCATTTATCAAGACAGACAGGAGCATTATCCAAG ATGATTGACAGAGGAAGTCGTGGAATTAATTTCGTTCTCTCCGCAATGGTCTTCAACGTCGTCCCCACAATCTTCGAGTTAGCCCTAGTCAGTACGATATTAGGAATCAATTGTGGGCCTGAATATGCAGGAGTGGCGTTCGGATGTGTCGGGGTCTACGCAGCATTCACCCTGGCTATCACCCAGTGGAGGACCAAGTTTCGTGTCTACATGAATAAAGCTGAGAATGAAGCTGGTAACAAGGCAGTTGACTCTCTTATAAATTACGAGACTGTTAAGTACTTCAATAATGAGATGTTCGAGGCCCAGAGGTATGACGAGTCCCTGAAAAAGTATCAGGACGCCTCGTTGAAGACTAGCACCAGCTTGGCGCTTCTCAATTTCGGACAGAATGCCATCTTCAGCGCTGCCCTGAGCCTCATTATGGTGATGGCAGCAAAAAATATCGCCAATG GAACGATGACTGTTGGAGATCTAGTGATGGTCAATGGATTACTCTTTCAATTGTCAGTTCCCCTAGGATTCCTGGGATCTGTTTATCGAGAGGTTCGACAAGCTCTCATTGACATGCAGACAATGTTTGCACTTTTGGCTCGTGATCCTACAATCAAG ACTAAACCTAATGCAACGCGATTTTATGTGACTCCAACTACctctgaaattatttttgaccGAGTCAACTTTCAATATGTCGAGGGAAAGACGATCCTGAGCGACATGAGTCTAACCATCCCAAGTGGCAAGAAAGTAGCAATCGTTGGTGGCTCTGGTTCTGG TAAAACTACAATCGTCAGGTTGTTGTATAGATTCTTCGAGCCGCAGGACGGCAGAATCACCATAAATGGTCACAATATTGCAGATATTGATCTCGATGATCTTAGGAGGACAATCGCCATCGTTCCACAA GATTCTGTACTCTTCCACGAGTCAATTTTCTATAATCTTCACTACGGAAACTTGAACCGAAGTAAGGAAGACGTGTACGAGGCAGCGAGAATGGCAAATCTCCACGAATCCATCCTCAAATGGCCCAAGGGCTACGATACACCTGTCGGAGAAAGGGGATTGAAATTGAGTGGAGGTGAAAAGCAACGTGTGGCGATAGCACGTGCCATCCTGAAGAACAGCCCCATATTGATATTTGACGAGGCGACGTCGTCGCTGGATTCAATTACTGAAAGT caCATTTTGGAAGCCCTTCGACGAGCCACAGTAGGTCGCACCTCAATTGTGATCGCCCATCGCCTCTCCACGGTGATGGACGCAGACGAGATTCTAGTCCTCGACAATGGTAAACTTGTGGACCGAGGCACTCACCAGGAGCTCATCATTCGTCCACAGTCGATCTACAACAGACTCTGGGACGCCCAGAACGCAGGAGTTCTCAAGTCCCAGGTGCAGCAGGAGAAACTACGACAGCAAGGCTCTACCTAA